ACCCTGACTTTGTACTTAACAAGCCACGTTATAAAGGCGCCACAATTTTGCTGGCACGTGATAACTTTGGCTGTGGTTCTAGCCGTGAGCATGCGCCATGGGCATTATCAGAGTATGGATTCCGTACTATTATTGCGCCAAGTTTTGCGGATATTTTTTATAACAACTGCTTTAAAAATGGCATGTTGCCAATCGTCTTAACTGAAGCACAGGTTGATGAGCTATTTGAGCAGTGCTTTGACAATGAAGGCTATGAGCTAACTGCTGACCTTGAGCGTCAAGTTGTTGTCACCCCAGATGGTACAGAGTATCCGTTTGAGGTCGATGAGTTCCGTAAGCACTGCTTGTTAAATGGCTTGGATGATATTGGTCTAACCCTGCAACAAAGCGATGCGATCAAGGATTATGAAGCCAAGATGCAGCAAAAAACACCTTGGATCTTTAATGATGTTCGCGCATAACCGTACAAAAAACGATGTCGGTTAATTAACCCAAAAATTTAAAATAAATCACATAAATTAGGAACAACGCATATGGCAACCGTATTAACCCTAGCAGGTGATGGCATTGGCCCTGAGATTATGACTCAGGCTGTAGACGTGTTAAAAGCTGTTAATGAGAAGTTTGATTTAGGCATCACGCTGGAAGCGGCGGACATTGGCGGTGTCGCCATTGATAACTATGGTGTGCCTCTACCAGATGAGACTTTAGAAAAAGCACGTCAAGCGGATGCGGTATTATTGGGTGCGGTTGGCGGTCCTAAATGGGACGGTATCGAGCGCAGTATCCGTCCTGAGCGTGGCTTATTGAAAATTCGCAGCGAGCTGGGTTTATTCGCTAATCTACGTGTGGCCAAGCTATATCCACAGCTTGCCAATGCTTCAAGTCTTAAGCCAGAAATTATCTC
Above is a window of Psychrobacter sp. FDAARGOS_221 DNA encoding:
- the leuD gene encoding 3-isopropylmalate dehydratase small subunit — protein: MQAYNTQTGIVCPLDRSNVDTDQIIAKQFLKSIKRTGFGVNLFDDWRYKDEGYPGQDPSTRVINPDFVLNKPRYKGATILLARDNFGCGSSREHAPWALSEYGFRTIIAPSFADIFYNNCFKNGMLPIVLTEAQVDELFEQCFDNEGYELTADLERQVVVTPDGTEYPFEVDEFRKHCLLNGLDDIGLTLQQSDAIKDYEAKMQQKTPWIFNDVRA